The following coding sequences lie in one Micropterus dolomieu isolate WLL.071019.BEF.003 ecotype Adirondacks linkage group LG15, ASM2129224v1, whole genome shotgun sequence genomic window:
- the rrbp1a gene encoding ribosome-binding protein 1a isoform X3, with translation MDIYDPQTLGIMVFGGFMVISAVGIALVSTFSMKETSYEEALAKQRRELGNIQSARSEKKKKDKVSEKKSRGKKKEEKPNGKIPEPEKIPEEAEADDTVTEPVAAPVVAAAPAPEAVPAFEVKPTAAPADTQLRTAAEPSPALAEPSPAPSPKEKKKKKVAKVEPASTQSAPPVADPAPIKSSAVPASTQAPVSASAPAKTTTASAKPGPAPASAKPAPAPASAKPAPAPASAKPAPAPASAKPAPAPASAKSAPAPASAKSAPPLAKPAKSTAAPAKSSPVPSKTAPVLEAITKDVPVMAVPPVGSQQAPAVAGKAQEPKKKASKKKTEPVLAVDSADAPLYLPYKALVSTISSMVFSEGEAHRLIEILSEKAGIIQDTWHMATQKGDPVAILKKQLEEREKQLAAEQEDASAAKNRLRELTKELSAEKSKVASVETRLSSQLSKREQEMIALQARMQASYQDHVAQIQGLNAKILSLQDQLEKGPSAQLACLQQENSILRDALNQATSQAESKQNAELAKVRQECAKLTKELGEKTESLLADEHIRKGLEAKISATEKQLSLLQASHGESEQALQRRLEEVCEELRTAQSRNSSLQATLDNAQKDSSALSEFQVRIGSLEAEISERCTQVDALTAQLEETRAEKSQLVQQVASINLLLEANQTKKEEDNNQVNAAEVEQLKLSLQERDNQLNTLHDELKKLQMKLEAAENTVVELEQRNKSEDASHITSLQDELKKLKEELVQLNSTPTDSSAELGLLQNSLTEKDALVTSLQEELKEVREKTANDAQNIMAELTAFQTGTKETLQTLFPQIPIETEQSNWLQVFTQKAHEALSQQSQESQSSTASSELLEKLKEAEESHGSLQAECEQYRTVLAETEGMLKHLQKSVEEEELVWKSKMANSEEQLREALEKANKLEAENQSVEQLKEQMMLLEAQLEKQSDNQGISEEMEKLKLQLSECQSQLDVAQKEAQAYKEELAQVREQLGEITMGVQREQNGPAEAQPSQVQNELSHTTEKLHEEVAQRQQLLEECEQAQKTISELQSQLDLLKVSAESPQNEDDVAQLKERLEKEKKLSKDLGHAATKLQQLLKATQEQLTKERDTVRALQEHLEGKGEYEELKEGTSV, from the exons ATGGATATCTACGACCCCCAGACCCTTGGGATAATGGTGTTTGGTGGATTCATGGTGATCTCTGCTGTCGGGATTGCTCTTGTCTCCACCTTCTCCATGAAGGAGACCTCTTATGAGGAGGCCCTGGCTAAACAACGACGAGAGTTGGGTAATATACAGTCTGCTCGCtctgagaaaaagaagaaggacAAAGTATCAGAGAAGAAGAGCCGTggaaagaagaaggaagaaaagcCCAATGGAAAGATCCCAGAGCCTGAAAAAATTCCAGAGGAAGCTGAAGCTGATGACACAGTCACTGAGCCTGTTGCTGCCCCAGTTGTGGCTGCTGCTCCTGCCCCAGAGGCTGTTCCTGCTTTTGAGGTGAAACCAACTGCAGCACCAGCAGACACCCAGCTTAGGACTGCTGCTGAACCAAGCCCTGCTCTTGCTGAGCCCTCACCTGCTCCCTCACctaaagagaaaaagaagaaaaaggtggCTAAGGTCGAGCCAGCCTCTACCCAATCAGCTCCACCCGTGGCTGACCCTGCACCAATCAAGTCCTCTGCAGTCCCTGCATCAACCCAGGCCCCTGTATCTGCATCTGCCCCAGCCAAGACTACCACTGCCTCAGCCAAGCCGGGCCCTGCCCCGGCCTCAGCCAAGCCGGCCCCTGCCCCGGCCTCAGCCAAGCCGGCCCCTGCCCCGGCCTCAGCCAAGCCGGCCCCTGCCCCGGCCTCAGCCAAGCCGGCCCCTGCCCCGGCCTCAGCCAAGTCGGCCCCTGCCCCGGCCTCAGCCAAGTCGGCCCCTCCGTTAGCCAAACCTGCTAAGTCCACTGCAGCGCCAGCCAAGTCTTCACCAGTTCCTTCCAAGACTGCCCCAGTGCTGGAGGCCATCACTAAGGACGTTCCAGTGATGGCAGTGCCCCCAGTGGGATCTCAGCAGGCTCCTGCTGttgcaggaaaagcacaggagCCTAAGAAGAAGGCCTCCAAGAAAAAGACTGAGCCTG TTTTAGCTGTGGATTCTGCAGATGCTCCGCTCTACCTGCCCTACAAGGCTCTGGTGTCCACCATCAGTAGCATGGTGTTCAGTGAGGGAGAGGCTCATAGGCTCATCGAGATCCTGTCTGAGAAAGCTGGAATCATTCAAGACACCTGGCACATG GCCACTCAAAAAGGAGACCCAGTGGCCATACTGAAGAAACAgctggaggagagggagaaacagCTGGCAGCAGAACAAGAGGACGCTTCTGCGGCGAAGAACCGTCTAAGAGAACTCACCAAG GAGCTGTCGGCTGAAAAGTCCAAGGTGGCCAGTGTGGAGACCCGGCTGAGTTCCCAGCTGAGTAAGAGGGAGCAAGAAATGATTGCTCTGCAAGCTCGCATGCAGGCCAGTTACCAGGACCATGTAGCCCAGATCCAGGGGCTCAATGCAAAG ATCCTCAGCCTGCAGGACCAGCTGGAAAAAGGCCCCAGTGCCCAGCTGGCCTGTCTGCAGCAGGAGAACTCCATTCTCCGTGATGCCCTCAACCAAGCCACTAGTCAGGCTGAGAGCAA ACAAAATGCGGAGTTGGCCAAAGTGCGTCAGGAATGCGCAAAGTTAACCAAGGAGCTTGGAGAGAAGACTGAAAGTCTGCTTGCTGATGAACACATCAGGAAAGGGCTGGAGGCCAAGATCTCCGCTACTGAGAAGCAGCTCTCCCTGCTGCAG GCCAGCCATGGGGAGAGCGAGCAGGCTTTACAGAGGAGATTGGAGGAGGTGTGCGAGGAGCTAAGAACAGCACAGAGTAGAAACAGCAGCCTTCAGGCCACTTTGGACAATGCCCAGAAGGACAGCAGCGCACTCTCAG AGTTTCAGGTGCGTATTGGGAGTTTGGAGGCGGAAATCAGCGAGCGCTGTACTCAGGTGGATGCCCTCACCGCCCAGCTGGAGGAGACACGGGCAGAGAAAAGCCAGCTTGTACAGCAAGTGGCCTCCATTAACTTACTGCTTGAGGCCAATCAGACCAAAAAGGAGGAGGATAACAATCAG GTGAACGCTGCAGAAGTGGAACAGCTAAAACTCAG CCTTCAGGAGAGAGACAACCAGTTGAACACACTTCACGATGAACTGAAGAAACTGCAGATGAAGCTCGAAGCTGCT GAGAACACTGTTGTTGAGCTAGAGCAAAGAAATAAGAG tGAGGATGCCAGTCATATCACGTCACTTCAGGATGAACTTAAAAAACTCAAAGAAGAACTGGTGCAACTTAACAGCACACCG acagacagctcTGCGGAGCTCGGACTACTACAGAACAG CCTGACAGAGAAGGATGCCCTTGTCACATCACTACAAGAAGAGCTGAAAGAAGTGAGAGAAAAGACGGCCAATGATGCA CAGAACATTATGGCAGAACTGACAGCTTTTCAAACTGGCACCAAAGAAACACTACAGACACTCTTCCCACAGATACCCATAGAGACCGAGCAG TCCAACTGGTTACAAGTATTCACACAGAAAGCTCATGAGGCTCTCAGCCAGCAAAGCCAGGAGTCTCAGTCAAGCACAGCATCGTCT gagTTGCTCGAGAAACTGAAGGAGGCCGAGGAGAGCCATGGCTCACTGCAGGCTGAATGTGAACAGTACAGAACAGTCCTGGCAGAAACG GAAGGAATGCTGAAACATCTGCAGAAGAGTGTGGAGGAAGAAGAGCTGGTATGGAAGTCCAAGATGGCTAACTCAGAGGAACAGCTTAGGGAG GCTTTGGAGAAGGCCAACAAGCTGGAGGCAGAAAACCAAAGTGTAGAACAG TTGAAGGAGCAGATGATGCTTCTGGAAGCCCAACTGGAGAAGCAGTCAGATAACCAGGGGATCTCAGAGGAGATGGAGAAG CTGAAGCTGCAGCTGTCAGAGTGTCAGAGCCAGCTGGATGTGGCCCAGAAGGAGGCCCAGGCATACAAGGAGGAGCTTGCACAG GTCAGAGAGCAGCTGGGCGAGATCACGATGGGGGTTCAGCGAGAACAGAATGGCCCAGCTGAGGCTCAACCCAGTCAG GTCCAGAACGAGTTGAGTCACACAACTGAGAAGCTGCACGAGGAGGTGGCTCAGAGACAGCAGCTCTTGGAAGAGTGCGAGCAG GCACAGAAGACTATTTCAGAACTTCAGTCTCAGCTGGATCTTCTGAAGGTTTCTGCAGAGTCACCACAAAATGAAGATGATGTTGCTCAGCTCAAG GAGCGcctggagaaggagaagaagttGTCCAAAGACCTGGGGCATGCAGCCACCAAGCTCCAGCAGCTTCTTAAAGCCACTCAGGAGCAGCTGaccaaagagagagacacagtgagAGCACTACAGGAGCACCTGGAAGGCAAG GGAGAATACGAGGAGCTGAAGGAAGGAACATCCGTCTGA
- the rrbp1a gene encoding ribosome-binding protein 1a isoform X6, translating to MDIYDPQTLGIMVFGGFMVISAVGIALVSTFSMKETSYEEALAKQRRELGNIQSARSEKKKKDKVSEKKSRGKKKEEKPNGKIPEPEKIPEEAEADDTVTEPVAAPVVAAAPAPEAVPAFEVKPTAAPADTQLRTAAEPSPALAEPSPAPSPKEKKKKKVAKVEPASTQSAPPVADPAPIKSSAVPASTQAPVSASAPAKTTTASAKPGPAPASAKPAPAPASAKPAPAPASAKPAPAPASAKPAPAPASAKSAPAPASAKSAPPLAKPAKSTAAPAKSSPVPSKTAPVLEAITKDVPVMAVPPVGSQQAPAVAGKAQEPKKKASKKKTEPVLAVDSADAPLYLPYKALVSTISSMVFSEGEAHRLIEILSEKAGIIQDTWHMATQKGDPVAILKKQLEEREKQLAAEQEDASAAKNRLRELTKELSAEKSKVASVETRLSSQLSKREQEMIALQARMQASYQDHVAQIQGLNAKILSLQDQLEKGPSAQLACLQQENSILRDALNQATSQAESKQNAELAKVRQECAKLTKELGEKTESLLADEHIRKGLEAKISATEKQLSLLQASHGESEQALQRRLEEVCEELRTAQSRNSSLQATLDNAQKDSSALSEFQVRIGSLEAEISERCTQVDALTAQLEETRAEKSQLVQQVASINLLLEANQTKKEEDNNQVNAAEVEQLKLSLQERDNQLNTLHDELKKLQMKLEAAENTVVELEQRNKSEDASHITSLQDELKKLKEELVQLNSTPTDSSAELGLLQNSLTEKDALVTSLQEELKENIMAELTAFQTGTKETLQTLFPQIPIETEQSNWLQVFTQKAHEALSQQSQESQSSTASSELLEKLKEAEESHGSLQAECEQYRTVLAETEGMLKHLQKSVEEEELVWKSKMANSEEQLREALEKANKLEAENQSVEQLKEQMMLLEAQLEKQSDNQGISEEMEKLKLQLSECQSQLDVAQKEAQAYKEELAQVREQLGEITMGVQREQNGPAEAQPSQVQNELSHTTEKLHEEVAQRQQLLEECEQAQKTISELQSQLDLLKVSAESPQNEDDVAQLKERLEKEKKLSKDLGHAATKLQQLLKATQEQLTKERDTVRALQEHLEGKGEYEELKEGTSV from the exons ATGGATATCTACGACCCCCAGACCCTTGGGATAATGGTGTTTGGTGGATTCATGGTGATCTCTGCTGTCGGGATTGCTCTTGTCTCCACCTTCTCCATGAAGGAGACCTCTTATGAGGAGGCCCTGGCTAAACAACGACGAGAGTTGGGTAATATACAGTCTGCTCGCtctgagaaaaagaagaaggacAAAGTATCAGAGAAGAAGAGCCGTggaaagaagaaggaagaaaagcCCAATGGAAAGATCCCAGAGCCTGAAAAAATTCCAGAGGAAGCTGAAGCTGATGACACAGTCACTGAGCCTGTTGCTGCCCCAGTTGTGGCTGCTGCTCCTGCCCCAGAGGCTGTTCCTGCTTTTGAGGTGAAACCAACTGCAGCACCAGCAGACACCCAGCTTAGGACTGCTGCTGAACCAAGCCCTGCTCTTGCTGAGCCCTCACCTGCTCCCTCACctaaagagaaaaagaagaaaaaggtggCTAAGGTCGAGCCAGCCTCTACCCAATCAGCTCCACCCGTGGCTGACCCTGCACCAATCAAGTCCTCTGCAGTCCCTGCATCAACCCAGGCCCCTGTATCTGCATCTGCCCCAGCCAAGACTACCACTGCCTCAGCCAAGCCGGGCCCTGCCCCGGCCTCAGCCAAGCCGGCCCCTGCCCCGGCCTCAGCCAAGCCGGCCCCTGCCCCGGCCTCAGCCAAGCCGGCCCCTGCCCCGGCCTCAGCCAAGCCGGCCCCTGCCCCGGCCTCAGCCAAGTCGGCCCCTGCCCCGGCCTCAGCCAAGTCGGCCCCTCCGTTAGCCAAACCTGCTAAGTCCACTGCAGCGCCAGCCAAGTCTTCACCAGTTCCTTCCAAGACTGCCCCAGTGCTGGAGGCCATCACTAAGGACGTTCCAGTGATGGCAGTGCCCCCAGTGGGATCTCAGCAGGCTCCTGCTGttgcaggaaaagcacaggagCCTAAGAAGAAGGCCTCCAAGAAAAAGACTGAGCCTG TTTTAGCTGTGGATTCTGCAGATGCTCCGCTCTACCTGCCCTACAAGGCTCTGGTGTCCACCATCAGTAGCATGGTGTTCAGTGAGGGAGAGGCTCATAGGCTCATCGAGATCCTGTCTGAGAAAGCTGGAATCATTCAAGACACCTGGCACATG GCCACTCAAAAAGGAGACCCAGTGGCCATACTGAAGAAACAgctggaggagagggagaaacagCTGGCAGCAGAACAAGAGGACGCTTCTGCGGCGAAGAACCGTCTAAGAGAACTCACCAAG GAGCTGTCGGCTGAAAAGTCCAAGGTGGCCAGTGTGGAGACCCGGCTGAGTTCCCAGCTGAGTAAGAGGGAGCAAGAAATGATTGCTCTGCAAGCTCGCATGCAGGCCAGTTACCAGGACCATGTAGCCCAGATCCAGGGGCTCAATGCAAAG ATCCTCAGCCTGCAGGACCAGCTGGAAAAAGGCCCCAGTGCCCAGCTGGCCTGTCTGCAGCAGGAGAACTCCATTCTCCGTGATGCCCTCAACCAAGCCACTAGTCAGGCTGAGAGCAA ACAAAATGCGGAGTTGGCCAAAGTGCGTCAGGAATGCGCAAAGTTAACCAAGGAGCTTGGAGAGAAGACTGAAAGTCTGCTTGCTGATGAACACATCAGGAAAGGGCTGGAGGCCAAGATCTCCGCTACTGAGAAGCAGCTCTCCCTGCTGCAG GCCAGCCATGGGGAGAGCGAGCAGGCTTTACAGAGGAGATTGGAGGAGGTGTGCGAGGAGCTAAGAACAGCACAGAGTAGAAACAGCAGCCTTCAGGCCACTTTGGACAATGCCCAGAAGGACAGCAGCGCACTCTCAG AGTTTCAGGTGCGTATTGGGAGTTTGGAGGCGGAAATCAGCGAGCGCTGTACTCAGGTGGATGCCCTCACCGCCCAGCTGGAGGAGACACGGGCAGAGAAAAGCCAGCTTGTACAGCAAGTGGCCTCCATTAACTTACTGCTTGAGGCCAATCAGACCAAAAAGGAGGAGGATAACAATCAG GTGAACGCTGCAGAAGTGGAACAGCTAAAACTCAG CCTTCAGGAGAGAGACAACCAGTTGAACACACTTCACGATGAACTGAAGAAACTGCAGATGAAGCTCGAAGCTGCT GAGAACACTGTTGTTGAGCTAGAGCAAAGAAATAAGAG tGAGGATGCCAGTCATATCACGTCACTTCAGGATGAACTTAAAAAACTCAAAGAAGAACTGGTGCAACTTAACAGCACACCG acagacagctcTGCGGAGCTCGGACTACTACAGAACAG CCTGACAGAGAAGGATGCCCTTGTCACATCACTACAAGAAGAGCTGAAAGAA AACATTATGGCAGAACTGACAGCTTTTCAAACTGGCACCAAAGAAACACTACAGACACTCTTCCCACAGATACCCATAGAGACCGAGCAG TCCAACTGGTTACAAGTATTCACACAGAAAGCTCATGAGGCTCTCAGCCAGCAAAGCCAGGAGTCTCAGTCAAGCACAGCATCGTCT gagTTGCTCGAGAAACTGAAGGAGGCCGAGGAGAGCCATGGCTCACTGCAGGCTGAATGTGAACAGTACAGAACAGTCCTGGCAGAAACG GAAGGAATGCTGAAACATCTGCAGAAGAGTGTGGAGGAAGAAGAGCTGGTATGGAAGTCCAAGATGGCTAACTCAGAGGAACAGCTTAGGGAG GCTTTGGAGAAGGCCAACAAGCTGGAGGCAGAAAACCAAAGTGTAGAACAG TTGAAGGAGCAGATGATGCTTCTGGAAGCCCAACTGGAGAAGCAGTCAGATAACCAGGGGATCTCAGAGGAGATGGAGAAG CTGAAGCTGCAGCTGTCAGAGTGTCAGAGCCAGCTGGATGTGGCCCAGAAGGAGGCCCAGGCATACAAGGAGGAGCTTGCACAG GTCAGAGAGCAGCTGGGCGAGATCACGATGGGGGTTCAGCGAGAACAGAATGGCCCAGCTGAGGCTCAACCCAGTCAG GTCCAGAACGAGTTGAGTCACACAACTGAGAAGCTGCACGAGGAGGTGGCTCAGAGACAGCAGCTCTTGGAAGAGTGCGAGCAG GCACAGAAGACTATTTCAGAACTTCAGTCTCAGCTGGATCTTCTGAAGGTTTCTGCAGAGTCACCACAAAATGAAGATGATGTTGCTCAGCTCAAG GAGCGcctggagaaggagaagaagttGTCCAAAGACCTGGGGCATGCAGCCACCAAGCTCCAGCAGCTTCTTAAAGCCACTCAGGAGCAGCTGaccaaagagagagacacagtgagAGCACTACAGGAGCACCTGGAAGGCAAG GGAGAATACGAGGAGCTGAAGGAAGGAACATCCGTCTGA
- the rrbp1a gene encoding ribosome-binding protein 1a isoform X7 encodes MDIYDPQTLGIMVFGGFMVISAVGIALVSTFSMKETSYEEALAKQRRELGNIQSARSEKKKKDKVSEKKSRGKKKEEKPNGKIPEPEKIPEEAEADDTVTEPVAAPVVAAAPAPEAVPAFEVKPTAAPADTQLRTAAEPSPALAEPSPAPSPKEKKKKKVAKVEPASTQSAPPVADPAPIKSSAVPASTQAPVSASAPAKTTTASAKPGPAPASAKPAPAPASAKPAPAPASAKPAPAPASAKPAPAPASAKSAPAPASAKSAPPLAKPAKSTAAPAKSSPVPSKTAPVLEAITKDVPVMAVPPVGSQQAPAVAGKAQEPKKKASKKKTEPVLAVDSADAPLYLPYKALVSTISSMVFSEGEAHRLIEILSEKAGIIQDTWHMATQKGDPVAILKKQLEEREKQLAAEQEDASAAKNRLRELTKELSAEKSKVASVETRLSSQLSKREQEMIALQARMQASYQDHVAQIQGLNAKILSLQDQLEKGPSAQLACLQQENSILRDALNQATSQAESKQNAELAKVRQECAKLTKELGEKTESLLADEHIRKGLEAKISATEKQLSLLQASHGESEQALQRRLEEVCEELRTAQSRNSSLQATLDNAQKDSSALSEFQVRIGSLEAEISERCTQVDALTAQLEETRAEKSQLVQQVASINLLLEANQTKKEEDNNQVNAAEVEQLKLSLQERDNQLNTLHDELKKLQMKLEAAENTVVELEQRNKSEDASHITSLQDELKKLKEELVQLNSTPQTDSSAELGLLQNSLTEKDALVTSLQEELKEVREKTANDAQNIMAELTAFQTGTKETLQTLFPQIPIETEQSNWLQVFTQKAHEALSQQSQESQSSTASSELLEKLKEAEESHGSLQAECEQYRTVLAETEGMLKHLQKSVEEEELVWKSKMANSEEQLREALEKANKLEAENQSVEQLKEQMMLLEAQLEKQSDNQGISEEMEKLKLQLSECQSQLDVAQKEAQAYKEELAQVQNELSHTTEKLHEEVAQRQQLLEECEQAQKTISELQSQLDLLKVSAESPQNEDDVAQLKERLEKEKKLSKDLGHAATKLQQLLKATQEQLTKERDTVRALQEHLEGKGEYEELKEGTSV; translated from the exons ATGGATATCTACGACCCCCAGACCCTTGGGATAATGGTGTTTGGTGGATTCATGGTGATCTCTGCTGTCGGGATTGCTCTTGTCTCCACCTTCTCCATGAAGGAGACCTCTTATGAGGAGGCCCTGGCTAAACAACGACGAGAGTTGGGTAATATACAGTCTGCTCGCtctgagaaaaagaagaaggacAAAGTATCAGAGAAGAAGAGCCGTggaaagaagaaggaagaaaagcCCAATGGAAAGATCCCAGAGCCTGAAAAAATTCCAGAGGAAGCTGAAGCTGATGACACAGTCACTGAGCCTGTTGCTGCCCCAGTTGTGGCTGCTGCTCCTGCCCCAGAGGCTGTTCCTGCTTTTGAGGTGAAACCAACTGCAGCACCAGCAGACACCCAGCTTAGGACTGCTGCTGAACCAAGCCCTGCTCTTGCTGAGCCCTCACCTGCTCCCTCACctaaagagaaaaagaagaaaaaggtggCTAAGGTCGAGCCAGCCTCTACCCAATCAGCTCCACCCGTGGCTGACCCTGCACCAATCAAGTCCTCTGCAGTCCCTGCATCAACCCAGGCCCCTGTATCTGCATCTGCCCCAGCCAAGACTACCACTGCCTCAGCCAAGCCGGGCCCTGCCCCGGCCTCAGCCAAGCCGGCCCCTGCCCCGGCCTCAGCCAAGCCGGCCCCTGCCCCGGCCTCAGCCAAGCCGGCCCCTGCCCCGGCCTCAGCCAAGCCGGCCCCTGCCCCGGCCTCAGCCAAGTCGGCCCCTGCCCCGGCCTCAGCCAAGTCGGCCCCTCCGTTAGCCAAACCTGCTAAGTCCACTGCAGCGCCAGCCAAGTCTTCACCAGTTCCTTCCAAGACTGCCCCAGTGCTGGAGGCCATCACTAAGGACGTTCCAGTGATGGCAGTGCCCCCAGTGGGATCTCAGCAGGCTCCTGCTGttgcaggaaaagcacaggagCCTAAGAAGAAGGCCTCCAAGAAAAAGACTGAGCCTG TTTTAGCTGTGGATTCTGCAGATGCTCCGCTCTACCTGCCCTACAAGGCTCTGGTGTCCACCATCAGTAGCATGGTGTTCAGTGAGGGAGAGGCTCATAGGCTCATCGAGATCCTGTCTGAGAAAGCTGGAATCATTCAAGACACCTGGCACATG GCCACTCAAAAAGGAGACCCAGTGGCCATACTGAAGAAACAgctggaggagagggagaaacagCTGGCAGCAGAACAAGAGGACGCTTCTGCGGCGAAGAACCGTCTAAGAGAACTCACCAAG GAGCTGTCGGCTGAAAAGTCCAAGGTGGCCAGTGTGGAGACCCGGCTGAGTTCCCAGCTGAGTAAGAGGGAGCAAGAAATGATTGCTCTGCAAGCTCGCATGCAGGCCAGTTACCAGGACCATGTAGCCCAGATCCAGGGGCTCAATGCAAAG ATCCTCAGCCTGCAGGACCAGCTGGAAAAAGGCCCCAGTGCCCAGCTGGCCTGTCTGCAGCAGGAGAACTCCATTCTCCGTGATGCCCTCAACCAAGCCACTAGTCAGGCTGAGAGCAA ACAAAATGCGGAGTTGGCCAAAGTGCGTCAGGAATGCGCAAAGTTAACCAAGGAGCTTGGAGAGAAGACTGAAAGTCTGCTTGCTGATGAACACATCAGGAAAGGGCTGGAGGCCAAGATCTCCGCTACTGAGAAGCAGCTCTCCCTGCTGCAG GCCAGCCATGGGGAGAGCGAGCAGGCTTTACAGAGGAGATTGGAGGAGGTGTGCGAGGAGCTAAGAACAGCACAGAGTAGAAACAGCAGCCTTCAGGCCACTTTGGACAATGCCCAGAAGGACAGCAGCGCACTCTCAG AGTTTCAGGTGCGTATTGGGAGTTTGGAGGCGGAAATCAGCGAGCGCTGTACTCAGGTGGATGCCCTCACCGCCCAGCTGGAGGAGACACGGGCAGAGAAAAGCCAGCTTGTACAGCAAGTGGCCTCCATTAACTTACTGCTTGAGGCCAATCAGACCAAAAAGGAGGAGGATAACAATCAG GTGAACGCTGCAGAAGTGGAACAGCTAAAACTCAG CCTTCAGGAGAGAGACAACCAGTTGAACACACTTCACGATGAACTGAAGAAACTGCAGATGAAGCTCGAAGCTGCT GAGAACACTGTTGTTGAGCTAGAGCAAAGAAATAAGAG tGAGGATGCCAGTCATATCACGTCACTTCAGGATGAACTTAAAAAACTCAAAGAAGAACTGGTGCAACTTAACAGCACACCG cagacagacagctcTGCGGAGCTCGGACTACTACAGAACAG CCTGACAGAGAAGGATGCCCTTGTCACATCACTACAAGAAGAGCTGAAAGAAGTGAGAGAAAAGACGGCCAATGATGCA CAGAACATTATGGCAGAACTGACAGCTTTTCAAACTGGCACCAAAGAAACACTACAGACACTCTTCCCACAGATACCCATAGAGACCGAGCAG TCCAACTGGTTACAAGTATTCACACAGAAAGCTCATGAGGCTCTCAGCCAGCAAAGCCAGGAGTCTCAGTCAAGCACAGCATCGTCT gagTTGCTCGAGAAACTGAAGGAGGCCGAGGAGAGCCATGGCTCACTGCAGGCTGAATGTGAACAGTACAGAACAGTCCTGGCAGAAACG GAAGGAATGCTGAAACATCTGCAGAAGAGTGTGGAGGAAGAAGAGCTGGTATGGAAGTCCAAGATGGCTAACTCAGAGGAACAGCTTAGGGAG GCTTTGGAGAAGGCCAACAAGCTGGAGGCAGAAAACCAAAGTGTAGAACAG TTGAAGGAGCAGATGATGCTTCTGGAAGCCCAACTGGAGAAGCAGTCAGATAACCAGGGGATCTCAGAGGAGATGGAGAAG CTGAAGCTGCAGCTGTCAGAGTGTCAGAGCCAGCTGGATGTGGCCCAGAAGGAGGCCCAGGCATACAAGGAGGAGCTTGCACAG GTCCAGAACGAGTTGAGTCACACAACTGAGAAGCTGCACGAGGAGGTGGCTCAGAGACAGCAGCTCTTGGAAGAGTGCGAGCAG GCACAGAAGACTATTTCAGAACTTCAGTCTCAGCTGGATCTTCTGAAGGTTTCTGCAGAGTCACCACAAAATGAAGATGATGTTGCTCAGCTCAAG GAGCGcctggagaaggagaagaagttGTCCAAAGACCTGGGGCATGCAGCCACCAAGCTCCAGCAGCTTCTTAAAGCCACTCAGGAGCAGCTGaccaaagagagagacacagtgagAGCACTACAGGAGCACCTGGAAGGCAAG GGAGAATACGAGGAGCTGAAGGAAGGAACATCCGTCTGA